The Caretta caretta isolate rCarCar2 chromosome 27, rCarCar1.hap1, whole genome shotgun sequence DNA segment GGGAGAAGCAGCTTGAAGGCTGTAACTAGCCTGAGTCAGCGCGGTTCTgaactgggggctgagggaggcctGAGGGTGCCGGAGGGCTGGACTTGCAGGCCGAAAGAAGAGCTTAGCGCTTGCAAAGAGAGGTAAGAAATCGGGCTCCACAACAGGGGCTCCTGCGCTCGGTGCTGGGGTCTGGGCGTCAGTACAGAGAGCCCAGAGGGAGCCGAGCTGGCGGGGCCCTCCCAGGCCACACGGGGGGTGCTCTGCAATggcccccacccacactccattTGGGTGAGTGAGCTGAGTCAGCCGATTccacctgctgctgcagccctggggaggggattGTTTCACCCTGCGGAGGAGGGTCCCACGGGTGACAAGGCACAATGGAGGATGACTAATGGCATTGTGGGTAaatgccgcccctccccccagtcagcATGTATTCctgctacccccaccccccagatatTCTTCCCGTGTTAGGTCTGTGACCAGGAGATATGTGAGAAGTGGGATGTGTGAAGCCCCCAAGAGCTGGAGCAAAAGGAAATATCCTGGGGCTTTTCGCAGCTGGAACAGCAGCGCCCACTGCAGCTTCACGGCTAGTTACCGCACAGCGACTGGCATCAGCGTCAGTGAGATCGAGTGGCTCACAGCTGAGAcgggcccagcacaggggagGTGCCTCTCGGCTGGCAGCAGATCTGCATGGGTCCAATCAGCCAGCCCAGGGGAAAGCCCCTTTCgcctgagctgctgcagcatgcaggaggcaccaGGCATGGGAAAGGCCTTGGCTAGCTCGCTCGGTTGCCCTAACATCTGGgctcaggggggctggaacaatctgtacagtgggggtgctgagagccattgaaccaaactgtttACCCTGGAcacaatggaaaccacttcaagccaggggctgccgcggcacctccagcacccccagttccagcaccatgTCTGGGCCTCGTGGCAGACGCATTCAGCCCATAGACTCAGTCCCATTTGCTAGCTAACAAGACGGGCACTCGTGCTGGGATGGTTGCTCCTGCACACGCAGGCTCCCTTCATTCACAGGCCGCTTGTGGCTTTATTCAAGTGCTTTTGCACTGTGCGCCCATGACCTTCCTGGCTGGCTGTCTCTTCTTCGCAGGTGCCTCCGCGGCCTCCTGTGGCTAGTGTTCTGGGCCGTGCAGGTCTGCGTCTGCTTGTCCCAAGCCTTCCTAGCAGCTCACTTCCCCCATCAGGTGATGGCAGGTATCATCTCAGGTGAGTGTCAAGGCTGCCTCCCCCTCACATCACCCGCCAGCTCTCCAGGGCCCAGTGACCAGAGAGATGATATTGAGCCCTAGATAGCCTGTCCTCTCCTGCTTGGAGGAGACGTCCATCCTCAGCTCTGGGATCACCATGTACTCAAAATACGATGGCAAAGCGCAGGGACTGGTGAACGTCTTTCCCCAGGTACCCACGTCTGCAGTGTGGAGAAGCAAACACACAGCATAGTGGGCTTGGCCTCCCCGTGCACGGCTAATGCCATCAGTCAGTGCTGACATGATGTCACTGCTTTGCATGGTGCTTTAGAGAGCGAGTGAGTGAGCACACGCCAGGGTCACATGCTAACCAACGGGCAGCTGCAGGCCCATTGCACAGAAGGGAGGGTCCCAGTTCTCTGCACATCCCTGTTGTTAGTAGTGACTTTGGGTGACCTGGGGCTGTCACTGCATGTGCCTAGCACCTGGTACCAGGAGCCGgttcctgctgcttccccaaGGCCTCTCTGCACTGAGCCCACCCGGTACATTTTGCAGCTAGGCCTGTTTGCTGCTCAGtgagacacctgtggctggcccgggccagctgactccggctcatggggctcgggctaaggggctgtttagttgcagtgtagacatttgggctctgtCTGCaatctgagctctgggactctcagACCACACAGGATCCTAGAGCgcgggctccagccccagcccgaaCATCTGTACACcgctaactgcagtgtagacatacctatggAGACTTTTCCGCCCCTGGCAGAAGCATTTGACCACATCCCCGCCATCTACAGCGCCAGTCTCCGGAGGTACCTGGGCACCACCCTCTTCCTGTTCAGCTTCGCCCTGGGGTGCTACCTGCTGCTGAAGGCTCTCGGTGTTGACCTGCTGTGGACTCTGGAGAAAGCCAAGAGGTGGTGTGACCGGCCGGAGTGGGTCCACATTGACACCACCCCCTTCGCCGGCCTCCTCAGGAACCTGGGGATCCtgtttgggctggggctggccctcAACTCCCAGATGTACCTGGAGAGCTGCAAAGGGAAAATGGGCCAGCAGCTGCCCTTCCGCCTGAGCTGCATCGTGGCCTCgctcctcctcctgcacctctTCGACTCCTTTGACCTCCCCACGGATAGAGAGCTACTGTTCTACGTCCTGTCCTTCTGCACGAGCACCGCTGCCCACCTGTGTGTGGTGGCACTCATCCCCTACTGCATTGCCCAGGTGCTCAGGAGGGGCCACAAGAAGATGCTGTAGCTGACCTGCAAACTTGCGTCGTAGCTGCCGAGCCAggctgctctttggggcaggggaatgtGCTCTGCAGGGctcccccttccctttcccaggGCCGTAACAGGCCTCCCAGCACCACGGACCTCACAGCTCCGGGTTACGTGATCAGCTCACACGCACAGCTCAGTGCCATGGAGTGGAAGGGAAAGTTCACTGTCTCCGGTGTGGGAAAGGAAGCGAGTGGCTGTCACGCACCTCAGTGCTGGCACAGGGCCTCCGGGCCCTTTGCTTTCACCTCTGGCAAGACAGGGAGAAATATAATTGGGTCCTCGTTTGGCCacagcccctggcccagcccaggctGGCACAAATGGTAACCTCTGCTCTAGAGAGCGAGTGGATAATGGGGCGGTCAGGAACGCTGCCCCAGCCGAGGGCATAGACACAGCTGAGGGGGCGGTGTCCCACCCGGAATTCGGCTCTCGGGCAGGTTGTCAGCCTCTTACATGACAACATACCAAATTCTCTCCAGAGGAGGGGGAGCAGTCGGCACCGTACCATGCTCATGGCTCAGTCCCCTCTGGGGACACACGGTGACAACGATGCTGTGTCAATCAACTCAACCCCAGCAGAGCGGGGATGGCGTGTCCATGGGCTCCCAGCACGGGAAAGCTGGGCTGAGGTCCCCCATGCAGCTTGTGCAAGGAGTGTCGTaggcatgggtgtgtgtgtgtgtgttaccagGGCTGTTATGGCTGGGCGGCCAAGGGACAGGAGCTAGCTGTGAAATGCCTTTGGGAATAAAATTAGTAAATTACACTCAGTCTTTCCCATCCTCAGGCCATCTTACTGACGGGGGAACCTCTGCTCATTGCCCCCGTGGGCCCTCCAGACATGCAGGGACCCAGAGCCCTCCAAGACAGAGTCATACAAACGGCTAGaccgatggtccatctagccccgcgtcctgtctctgacaggggcTGGTTCCAGATGCTGcaggggaatgaacagaccagggcagTTATCCAGTCCCTGTCTGGTTGAGGGGGGGAGcattctagaacagtggttctcagccaggggtacacatacccctgggggtacgcacaGGTCTTCCGGGAgaacatcaactcatctagagatttgcctagttctACGACAGGCGAGAGAacaagcactagcaaagtcagtgcaaactcaaatttcatacaatgacttattTGTagtgctctgtatactatacactgaaatgtaagtacactatTTATACTccagtggatttattttataagtatatggtaaaaatgagaaagtcagccattgttCGGTAGTAGTGGGCTGGGACAATTTTGTATgttgatgtctgattttgtaagcaagtcgtttttaagcgAGGTGAAAGTTTGGGGTccacaaaacaaatcagactcctggaaggggtacaggagtctggaaaggttgagaaccactgctctagaaggcAGGAACTGAGGGGCAGCAGCAAGGCCATGGGTATGGGAGGCGCAGCCTCAGGCCCCTACTCTGCACTAGGGAGTTCTGTCGAGGTGAATGCTGAGGGCAGAAGCAGCTCAGTGCTGGACTGCTGACACTGGTGTAGCTGCTCCAAGATGGAGCCCTGCTGTCACAGAGTgtgccccggcccggcccagcctcCCCCGTTCCAGGCATCCTCCTAGTGACTGACACCAAGCGTGAACAAGGCCAAAGTTCAGCTTCTCTACTTGCAGAGCTCGTTTCTATTTCAGGCCCAGACCAAAGGGTGGTTTGTCTCCAGCTTCCTACTAT contains these protein-coding regions:
- the LOC125626705 gene encoding glucose-6-phosphatase catalytic subunit 1-like isoform X2; the encoded protein is MDLLHSAGVQVVQYLQENYQGSQDWFLFISFAADLKTTFFILFPIWFHLCEAVGVKLIWVAVIGDWLNLVFKWGVMLFGQRPYWWVRETGYYGNTSTPVIQQFPLTCETGPGSPSGHAMDSAGIYYVMVTALLPGLLGTQHRSCAARCLRGLLWLVFWAVQVCVCLSQAFLAAHFPHQVMAGIISGEYIPMETFPPLAEAFDHIPAIYSASLRRYLGTTLFLFSFALGCYLLLKALGVDLLWTLEKAKRWCDRPEWVHIDTTPFAGLLRNLGILFGLGLALNSQMYLESCKGKMGQQLPFRLSCIVASLLLLHLFDSFDLPTDRELLFYVLSFCTSTAAHLCVVALIPYCIAQVLRRGHKKML
- the LOC125626705 gene encoding glucose-6-phosphatase catalytic subunit 1-like isoform X3, with translation MDLLHSAGVQVVQYLQENYQGSQDWFLFISFAADLKTTFFILFPIWFHLCEAVGVKLIWVAVIGDWLNLVFKWGVMLFGQRPYWWVRETGYYGNTSTPVIQQFPLTCETGPGSPSGHAMDSAGIYYVMVTALLPGLLGTQHRSCAARCLRGLLWLVFWAVQVCVCLSQAFLAAHFPHQVMAGIISGDAGTEAFDHIPAIYSASLRRYLGTTLFLFSFALGCYLLLKALGVDLLWTLEKAKRWCDRPEWVHIDTTPFAGLLRNLGILFGLGLALNSQMYLESCKGKMGQQLPFRLSCIVASLLLLHLFDSFDLPTDRELLFYVLSFCTSTAAHLCVVALIPYCIAQVLRRGHKKML
- the LOC125626705 gene encoding glucose-6-phosphatase catalytic subunit 1-like isoform X1 produces the protein MDLLHSAGVQVVQYLQENYQGSQDWFLFISFAADLKTTFFILFPIWFHLCEAVGVKLIWVAVIGDWLNLVFKWGVMLFGQRPYWWVRETGYYGNTSTPVIQQFPLTCETGPGSPSGHAMDSAGIYYVMVTALLPGLLGTQHRSCAARCLRGLLWLVFWAVQVCVCLSQAFLAAHFPHQVMAGIISGDVDIPMETFPPLAEAFDHIPAIYSASLRRYLGTTLFLFSFALGCYLLLKALGVDLLWTLEKAKRWCDRPEWVHIDTTPFAGLLRNLGILFGLGLALNSQMYLESCKGKMGQQLPFRLSCIVASLLLLHLFDSFDLPTDRELLFYVLSFCTSTAAHLCVVALIPYCIAQVLRRGHKKML
- the LOC125626705 gene encoding glucose-6-phosphatase catalytic subunit 1-like isoform X4: MDLLHSAGVQVVQYLQENYQGSQDWFLFISFAADLKTTFFILFPIWFHLCEAVGVKLIWVAVIGDWLNLVFKWGVMLFGQRPYWWVRETGYYGNTSTPVIQQFPLTCETGPGSPSGHAMDSAGIYYVMVTALLPGLLGTQHRSCAARCLRGLLWLVFWAVQVCVCLSQAFLAAHFPHQVMAGIISGESFDHIPAIYSASLRRYLGTTLFLFSFALGCYLLLKALGVDLLWTLEKAKRWCDRPEWVHIDTTPFAGLLRNLGILFGLGLALNSQMYLESCKGKMGQQLPFRLSCIVASLLLLHLFDSFDLPTDRELLFYVLSFCTSTAAHLCVVALIPYCIAQVLRRGHKKML